The following are encoded in a window of Mycobacterium sp. ELW1 genomic DNA:
- a CDS encoding ParB/RepB/Spo0J family partition protein, whose product MSSKSKGGLGRGLASLIPTGPADGGPRLGAAAADVVIGGGAPVDVDSVGAVYREIDPSAIEPNPRQPRQVFDEEALAELVHSIREFGLMQPIVVRAVPDAAPGAPVRYQLVMGERRWRAAQEAGLATIPSIVRETAEDNLLRDALLENIHRAQLNPLEEAAAYQQLLDEFDVTHDELAARIGRSRPVISNMIRLLRLPIAVQRRVAAGVLSAGHARALLALEAGAEAQEELAARIVAEGLSVRATEEAVTLANRSDAKTPPAPRRKPIQMPGLQDVAERLSSTFDTRVTVSLGKRKGKIVVEFGSVDDLQRIVDMMNRPAG is encoded by the coding sequence ATGTCATCGAAGAGCAAGGGCGGCCTCGGCCGTGGCCTCGCGTCGCTCATCCCGACCGGACCGGCCGACGGCGGTCCCCGCCTCGGTGCGGCGGCCGCCGATGTGGTGATCGGCGGCGGTGCCCCGGTAGACGTCGACAGTGTCGGTGCGGTCTACCGCGAGATCGATCCCTCGGCCATCGAACCGAATCCGCGCCAGCCCCGCCAGGTCTTCGATGAGGAGGCGCTGGCCGAACTGGTGCACTCGATCCGCGAGTTCGGTCTCATGCAGCCGATCGTGGTGCGGGCCGTTCCGGATGCCGCGCCGGGAGCACCGGTGCGCTACCAGCTGGTGATGGGGGAGCGGCGCTGGCGCGCAGCGCAGGAGGCCGGACTGGCGACGATCCCGTCCATCGTCAGGGAGACTGCCGAAGACAATCTCCTCCGCGATGCACTACTGGAGAACATCCACCGCGCCCAGCTCAACCCTCTGGAAGAGGCGGCGGCCTACCAACAGCTGCTCGACGAGTTCGACGTCACCCATGACGAACTCGCCGCCCGCATCGGCCGTTCGCGTCCGGTGATCTCGAACATGATCCGGCTGCTGCGCCTGCCGATCGCGGTCCAGCGCCGGGTGGCTGCCGGCGTGCTGTCGGCGGGGCACGCCCGTGCGCTGCTCGCACTGGAGGCGGGCGCCGAGGCTCAGGAAGAGCTGGCCGCGCGGATCGTGGCCGAGGGATTGTCGGTGCGAGCGACCGAGGAAGCCGTCACCCTGGCCAACCGGTCCGACGCCAAGACGCCACCCGCGCCGCGGCGCAAGCCGATCCAGATGCCCGGGCTCCAGGATGTCGCCGAACGGCTGTCGAGCACGTTCGACACCCGGGTGACAGTGAGCCTGGGCAAGCGCAAGGGCAAGATCGTGGTCGAGTTCGGCTCGGTGGACGATTTGCAGCGCATTGTGGACATGATGAACCGGCCCGCGGGCTGA